A single Parabacteroides timonensis DNA region contains:
- a CDS encoding iron-containing alcohol dehydrogenase has protein sequence MNNFEFANPVKVVFGKGSIARLSALIPAGSKVLMVYGGGSIKKNGIYDQVTEALKGFEVTEFPGIEANPHYETCMKAVEIVKEKNINFLLAVGGGSVIDATKFIAAAYYYEGEPWDILSKGGVIKQALPLGAVLTLSATGSEMNERSVISRVGTREKLNFASPLVFPQFAILDPEVTYSLPARQVANGVVDSFIHVVEQYLTYPVNAKVQDAFSEGLMKVIYEEGMKVLDHPNDYDIRANLMWAATNALNVWIGQGVPQDWSSHRMGYALTAQFGLDHAQTLAILLPGVMTYMFKEKQVKLARMGEVVFGITGGTEEERARKTIAACEDFFRHMGLKTRLGECGIKESDLDALAAPVDKQGWHLGEHHNIDSKVTRDILMLRL, from the coding sequence ATGAACAACTTTGAGTTTGCCAATCCTGTAAAGGTTGTCTTCGGGAAAGGCTCAATTGCACGTTTATCCGCTTTGATCCCTGCCGGAAGCAAGGTCTTGATGGTCTACGGAGGCGGAAGTATAAAGAAGAACGGTATCTATGACCAGGTGACAGAGGCATTGAAAGGCTTTGAGGTGACGGAATTTCCGGGTATCGAGGCCAATCCGCACTATGAAACCTGTATGAAAGCGGTAGAGATCGTCAAGGAGAAAAATATAAACTTTCTGTTGGCTGTAGGTGGAGGGTCGGTTATCGACGCTACCAAATTTATTGCGGCCGCTTATTATTACGAAGGAGAGCCCTGGGATATTCTTTCGAAAGGTGGGGTGATAAAACAGGCATTGCCATTGGGGGCTGTCTTGACTTTATCGGCTACCGGTTCGGAAATGAACGAACGTTCTGTTATTTCACGTGTCGGGACTCGCGAAAAACTGAACTTTGCCAGTCCGTTAGTCTTCCCTCAGTTCGCTATCCTGGATCCGGAAGTGACTTATTCATTACCTGCCCGGCAGGTGGCGAACGGCGTGGTGGACTCGTTTATCCATGTTGTCGAACAATATCTGACCTATCCCGTTAATGCAAAAGTACAGGATGCTTTCTCCGAAGGCCTGATGAAGGTTATCTATGAAGAAGGAATGAAAGTACTGGATCATCCGAACGATTATGATATCCGTGCCAACCTGATGTGGGCTGCCACCAATGCTTTGAATGTATGGATCGGACAAGGAGTGCCTCAGGACTGGTCGTCCCATCGGATGGGATATGCTCTGACTGCCCAGTTCGGTTTGGATCATGCACAGACATTGGCTATTCTGTTGCCGGGTGTCATGACTTACATGTTTAAGGAAAAACAGGTGAAACTGGCACGTATGGGTGAAGTCGTATTCGGCATTACAGGAGGAACAGAAGAGGAACGTGCCCGTAAAACGATCGCTGCCTGTGAAGATTTCTTCCGTCATATGGGATTGAAAACCCGTTTAGGCGAATGCGGTATTAAGGAAAGCGATCTGGATGCACTGGCTGCCCCGGTAGATAAGCAGGGCTGGCATTTGGGTGAACACCATAATATTGACAGTAAGGTAACGCGCGACATCCTGATGTTGCGTTTATAA